The following coding sequences lie in one Arthrobacter sp. SLBN-122 genomic window:
- a CDS encoding glycogen/starch synthase gives MRTELSLPTNGEKDGALRKMGPPEGTFTVAAVPLQRVLFASAEAYPFMKVGGLADVSSALPKRLSELGLDVRLVIPAYRGLGGSPVLTIDVPFGPITERVIVRRLPSLGAVDVLALDAQGWFDRELPYSYQDNDVMPFVLFSKAVTALAAREEWRPNIIHCNDWHCGLVAQEARQGLHRQALASTGIVFTIHNITYQGPVGAATNQLIGLPQGGSLLQRGIAFADRINTVSPRYMEEILTPAQGAGLDGLLRDRRDVSRGILNGVDYAEFSPGQDPWIDTRYNGDFIAGKGANKKVLQKLSNLESSPDQPVFGMVARLVSQKGISLLTSALAQFVARGAQVVVLGEGAPRYRRQLQSATRRYPGSVSYLPTSSESLARQVYAGSDFFLAPSVFEPCGLTPLIALKYGTIPVVRRTGGLADTVTDYAEDPAEGLGFVFVQRRVASMLSAVDNALAVYSRMPEMNHLQRRAMKADFSWRVPGREYVAVYEEALHSRSHVEVSRSTEQTAQPRRPSRPCPAPLPLALVHHANQFLITDGYEDREGLTSLVRGYSALLQMHEKYRIPLNLHFSGTLIEAAAWQHPWFLAEVRRLRDVGLVSLTGGTYSENILTAFDREYNRRQLRELFWLYRHHLGCAPSDLQICWVPERVWDTDRLAKVLTDPRLPNGGYRYVLLDDRLLYPSDGAHGVSDRVEFDGADPASPPPSDALRPYRIKGGKGLQVVPMSTRLRYWIPPDDRSHWRSLSRAAALPTAPGDDSVLVYADDMERSAGVGPWHPSALGRYEEFLRWLATEPKLLPVDLSSWLRQRRRSPGVRVVERGTFVELAKDWHAGEDYSGWSKDEAWAPYQEHLARARRVVADAEQAGAERRLTALAWKHLLASGFETAWHDTDHPDRMPAAWAKAVASHGRAACVLAAAARWFGRQARPLEAEMVDIDEDGAEELVMRSDHLFAVLAPEHGGRLVYLAYRGAKGGVLVIGNPTDDWNRQEELNIYMDVPANHPGGLADGGGVHDRYEVSIHWGDGMIVSELRNVQEDSPLFGLSKKVVLDDAVPSLLVAYDLPPGADGVTVHTCLSPDYYRLLRYGVAELQRTGGTSWRGASNRAIQVWVVLADDEGSAWCDPKAQEPGHGVLISLRAQARPFHLLIGLGEINEEVAQEKMTSAREGLAALAARELTGDPA, from the coding sequence ATGCGCACTGAACTGTCTCTCCCCACCAACGGTGAAAAGGACGGCGCCCTCCGCAAGATGGGACCGCCGGAGGGCACTTTTACTGTCGCGGCCGTTCCGCTGCAACGGGTGCTGTTCGCCAGCGCCGAGGCGTACCCCTTCATGAAGGTGGGCGGACTGGCTGATGTCAGCAGTGCTCTGCCGAAGAGATTATCCGAGCTGGGCCTTGACGTCCGTCTCGTCATCCCTGCCTACAGGGGCCTCGGAGGCAGCCCGGTGCTGACGATCGATGTGCCGTTCGGTCCGATAACCGAGCGAGTCATTGTTCGCCGGCTCCCGTCCCTGGGCGCCGTGGACGTCCTCGCACTTGATGCTCAGGGGTGGTTCGACCGGGAGTTGCCGTACAGCTACCAGGACAACGATGTCATGCCGTTTGTGCTGTTCTCCAAAGCAGTCACAGCGCTGGCTGCCCGGGAAGAGTGGCGTCCGAACATCATCCACTGCAACGACTGGCATTGCGGGCTCGTGGCGCAGGAAGCCCGGCAGGGACTGCACAGGCAGGCGTTAGCGAGTACTGGGATCGTCTTCACCATCCACAACATCACCTATCAGGGGCCTGTAGGTGCGGCGACCAACCAGCTGATAGGACTGCCACAGGGCGGAAGTTTGCTCCAACGGGGTATCGCGTTCGCAGACCGGATTAACACCGTAAGTCCCCGCTACATGGAGGAGATCCTCACCCCGGCCCAGGGAGCGGGTTTGGACGGGCTGCTGCGCGACCGCAGGGACGTCTCGCGGGGCATCCTTAATGGCGTCGACTACGCCGAGTTCAGCCCCGGGCAGGACCCGTGGATTGACACCCGCTACAACGGTGACTTTATCGCAGGCAAGGGCGCGAACAAGAAAGTCTTGCAGAAGCTGAGCAACCTTGAGTCCTCTCCAGACCAACCGGTCTTCGGCATGGTCGCCCGGCTGGTATCCCAGAAAGGGATCAGCCTGCTGACTTCCGCTTTGGCGCAGTTTGTCGCCCGGGGAGCCCAGGTGGTGGTGCTGGGTGAAGGTGCGCCTCGGTACCGGCGCCAACTGCAGTCGGCCACCCGGCGTTACCCCGGAAGCGTAAGCTACCTTCCCACTTCCAGTGAGTCCCTGGCACGGCAGGTCTACGCAGGCAGTGACTTCTTCCTTGCGCCGTCCGTTTTCGAGCCCTGCGGGTTGACGCCGCTGATCGCCTTGAAATACGGGACCATCCCCGTCGTGCGCCGCACCGGTGGCCTCGCCGACACCGTGACGGATTACGCCGAGGACCCGGCCGAAGGTCTGGGGTTCGTCTTCGTGCAACGGCGCGTCGCGTCCATGCTGTCGGCTGTGGATAACGCACTGGCAGTCTACTCACGGATGCCTGAAATGAACCATCTCCAGCGGCGGGCAATGAAGGCGGACTTCTCCTGGCGGGTGCCTGGGCGTGAGTACGTGGCCGTGTACGAGGAGGCCCTGCACTCACGCAGTCACGTGGAGGTCAGCCGGAGCACCGAACAGACCGCCCAACCACGACGCCCCTCGAGGCCGTGTCCCGCTCCGCTTCCCTTGGCGCTCGTCCATCATGCCAATCAGTTCCTGATTACCGACGGCTATGAGGACCGGGAGGGTCTGACCTCGCTCGTTAGGGGGTACAGTGCGCTGCTGCAGATGCACGAGAAGTACCGCATCCCGCTGAACCTCCACTTCTCCGGGACACTGATTGAAGCCGCGGCCTGGCAGCACCCCTGGTTCCTGGCGGAGGTCCGCCGGCTTCGCGACGTCGGCCTGGTCTCACTCACGGGCGGGACATACTCCGAAAACATCCTGACCGCCTTCGATAGGGAATACAACCGGCGGCAACTGCGGGAGTTGTTTTGGCTCTACCGGCACCACCTCGGGTGCGCCCCGAGCGATCTGCAGATCTGCTGGGTCCCTGAGCGGGTGTGGGATACGGACCGCCTTGCGAAGGTCCTGACCGACCCTCGGCTGCCAAATGGCGGATACCGTTACGTCCTGCTTGATGACCGGCTGCTGTATCCCTCCGACGGTGCCCACGGAGTCAGCGACAGGGTTGAATTTGACGGGGCTGACCCTGCCAGCCCTCCGCCTTCGGATGCCCTCCGCCCATACCGGATCAAGGGCGGGAAGGGCCTGCAGGTGGTGCCGATGTCGACCCGGCTGCGGTACTGGATACCTCCTGATGACAGGAGCCACTGGCGTAGCCTGTCCCGGGCCGCCGCGCTCCCAACGGCTCCCGGTGATGACAGCGTCCTGGTGTATGCGGACGACATGGAAAGGAGCGCGGGAGTGGGGCCGTGGCATCCCAGTGCACTCGGCCGGTATGAGGAGTTCCTGCGTTGGCTTGCCACCGAGCCCAAGCTTTTACCTGTGGACCTCTCATCGTGGCTTCGCCAGCGCCGGAGGAGCCCCGGTGTTCGGGTTGTGGAACGCGGAACCTTCGTGGAGCTGGCGAAGGATTGGCACGCGGGAGAGGACTACAGCGGCTGGTCCAAGGACGAGGCGTGGGCCCCTTATCAAGAGCACCTCGCCCGGGCCCGCCGTGTGGTGGCCGACGCAGAGCAAGCGGGTGCAGAACGCCGGCTGACGGCGCTGGCCTGGAAGCATCTGCTTGCTTCTGGATTTGAGACGGCATGGCACGACACTGACCACCCCGACCGGATGCCGGCCGCCTGGGCCAAGGCTGTGGCAAGCCATGGGCGGGCCGCCTGCGTGTTGGCTGCTGCGGCGAGGTGGTTTGGCCGGCAGGCCCGCCCGCTGGAGGCCGAAATGGTTGACATTGACGAGGACGGCGCCGAGGAGCTGGTGATGCGAAGCGACCACCTGTTCGCGGTGCTCGCGCCCGAGCATGGTGGTCGGCTGGTCTACCTGGCCTACCGCGGCGCGAAGGGAGGCGTTTTGGTGATCGGCAACCCCACCGACGACTGGAACCGCCAGGAGGAGCTGAACATCTACATGGACGTCCCAGCCAACCACCCCGGCGGCCTTGCCGATGGCGGAGGGGTCCACGACCGATACGAAGTCAGCATCCACTGGGGGGACGGCATGATCGTATCGGAGCTGAGGAATGTGCAGGAGGACAGCCCTCTGTTCGGGTTGTCCAAAAAGGTGGTCCTTGACGACGCTGTCCCATCTCTGCTGGTGGCCTACGACCTGCCTCCGGGCGCAGACGGGGTCACCGTCCATACGTGCCTGTCGCCCGACTACTACCGGTTACTCCGCTACGGCGTGGCAGAGCTGCAGCGTACTGGAGGAACCAGCTGGCGGGGCGCCTCCAACCGGGCCATACAGGTATGGGTGGTGCTGGCCGACGACGAAGGCAGCGCATGGTGCGACCCGAAAGCACAGGAACCGGGACACGGCGTCCTCATCAGCCTGCGCGCGCAAGCAAGACCCTTCCACCTGCTCATCGGCCTCGGCGAGATCAACGAGGAGGTCGCCCAAGAAAAGATGACGTCGGCCCGGGAAGGGCTCGCCGCCCTGGCTGCACGCGAGCTGACGGGAGACCCGGCGTGA
- a CDS encoding aminoglycoside phosphotransferase family protein produces MSAPNPDTDARALRQAIAEALLTSPPPLDALPPGRAQVLTRSVVHASRSRPVVRWTVALGSGSGTSTLLAVIGKAYLAGGGEQAWRLLRSLREVCFDDGDLRVPAPYGYDPSRQLLAQEEAPSTTLHSLLDGDPRSAAPEAGRAGRWLARLHHVRGVHVPDLAADFERLKLAEYAEALAGLLPQVAARVAELTAATVEELARADGSRVLTHGDFQPKNIHLDRKRLVVIDFDRAAWAPAARDLGHFIGQTLTMGASRHGNLAAAVPWVDTFLENYLAAGGDEGAVRSVPAYVARTFAEVLFYRLVVRPVKDSSFVPDWLDAWEEALSATAGGRSP; encoded by the coding sequence GTGAGTGCACCAAACCCTGACACTGATGCACGTGCGCTGAGGCAGGCGATTGCCGAGGCTCTGCTCACCTCGCCGCCACCGCTTGATGCCCTGCCTCCGGGACGGGCGCAAGTGCTCACACGCTCGGTTGTGCATGCCTCCCGCAGCCGGCCCGTTGTCCGGTGGACCGTAGCCCTTGGCTCAGGGTCCGGCACCTCAACTCTGCTGGCAGTAATCGGCAAGGCCTACCTTGCCGGCGGCGGCGAGCAGGCATGGCGGCTGCTCAGGAGCCTGCGTGAAGTTTGCTTCGACGACGGTGACCTCAGGGTCCCTGCACCATACGGGTATGACCCGTCCCGTCAGCTCCTCGCACAGGAGGAGGCCCCGAGCACCACGCTGCATTCACTCCTTGACGGCGACCCACGATCCGCCGCGCCCGAAGCGGGCCGAGCAGGGCGCTGGCTGGCCCGCCTCCACCATGTCAGGGGTGTTCATGTGCCCGACCTGGCGGCAGACTTCGAGCGGCTCAAGCTGGCAGAGTATGCCGAGGCGTTGGCCGGGCTCCTTCCCCAGGTCGCCGCCAGAGTGGCTGAGCTTACCGCAGCCACCGTTGAGGAGCTGGCCCGGGCGGATGGGTCCCGCGTGCTCACACACGGGGACTTCCAACCCAAGAACATCCACTTGGACCGGAAACGTCTCGTGGTAATCGACTTCGACCGCGCCGCTTGGGCCCCTGCCGCGCGGGACCTCGGCCATTTCATCGGCCAGACGCTGACCATGGGCGCCTCCCGTCATGGAAACCTGGCGGCCGCCGTGCCTTGGGTGGACACGTTCCTGGAAAACTACTTGGCTGCCGGCGGCGATGAAGGTGCAGTCCGGTCCGTCCCTGCCTACGTTGCCCGTACCTTCGCAGAGGTCCTTTTCTACCGCCTCGTGGTGCGCCCGGTAAAGGACTCCTCGTTCGTCCCTGACTGGCTGGACGCTTGGGAAGAGGCCCTCAGTGCCACCGCCGGAGGGAGGTCCCCGTGA
- a CDS encoding ABC transporter ATP-binding protein: MILRTFGPFLRPQWPGCLLAALLAVAGTGIALLKPWPLKYLFDEVLLPSGNPTSQDVQYILVLVVVALAGIAVLDSLVGAVRSYVLTVIGERVAASIRTELYDHLQRLPLAYHEGTPTGELTTRLTGDVDKVRALLTVTFVDASTHVLTLGGMAGVLLIMDWQLSLALLLVLPLLLLTVSSFRARIRKVEEDARDSEGDLAAVAQESLVAIKLVKATGREEDESKRFRRHSDASVSAVLRSARTSAAFGAAVDAVVAVATTGLIWLGAQRVLEGALTPGDLVIFTSYLRDFFGPTRALSKLPAQLTRAGVRAARIADTLRRSPDIQDKPGAVPAGPPRKQLSLDAVEFAYTHDRPVLWNVDVTVPVGSSVAVVGPTGAGKSTIAALMCRLQDPTRGRVLLDGTDLRDLTGKSLHAQVGLVTQDAVLFRASVRENIAYGRPDASLQEVQDAARAAQAHNFVQALPRGYDTVLAERGATLSGGQKQRLALARGLLQGCPILVLDEPTTGLDAQSEHALLEALRQVASGRTTVIITHRMAAAMAADEIIVLDAGRVVERGTHHRLIAGGGLYSEMCRLQGITGLRPTWNGTSQGNGRHPSPQPIVEPDQPAIYRRGSRP; the protein is encoded by the coding sequence ATGATCCTGCGTACCTTCGGGCCATTCCTGCGCCCGCAGTGGCCCGGCTGCCTGCTGGCCGCGCTGCTCGCGGTCGCCGGGACGGGCATCGCGCTGCTCAAGCCGTGGCCGCTGAAGTATCTCTTCGACGAAGTGCTGCTGCCGAGCGGGAATCCCACAAGCCAGGACGTCCAGTACATCCTGGTCCTGGTCGTCGTGGCGCTGGCCGGCATCGCCGTACTGGACTCCCTGGTCGGTGCAGTCCGAAGCTATGTCCTGACCGTGATCGGCGAACGTGTCGCGGCATCGATCCGCACGGAGCTCTATGATCATCTGCAGCGGCTGCCCCTTGCGTACCACGAAGGGACACCAACAGGTGAACTGACCACCCGCCTGACTGGAGACGTCGACAAAGTGCGGGCACTGCTTACCGTGACGTTCGTTGACGCCTCAACGCACGTGCTCACCCTGGGCGGCATGGCCGGGGTGCTGCTGATCATGGACTGGCAACTCAGCCTGGCACTGCTGTTGGTGCTGCCACTGTTGCTGCTCACGGTGTCCAGCTTTCGGGCCCGCATCCGCAAAGTGGAAGAAGACGCGCGCGACAGCGAGGGCGACCTGGCGGCCGTGGCACAGGAGTCACTGGTAGCGATCAAGCTGGTCAAGGCCACAGGACGGGAAGAGGACGAGTCCAAGCGCTTCCGCCGCCACTCCGATGCCTCCGTCTCTGCTGTGCTGCGCTCGGCGCGCACCAGCGCCGCGTTTGGCGCCGCCGTGGATGCTGTGGTGGCCGTAGCCACCACAGGTCTGATCTGGCTTGGAGCCCAGCGTGTGCTCGAAGGTGCGCTAACACCAGGAGACCTGGTCATCTTCACCTCGTACCTGCGTGACTTCTTCGGTCCAACACGCGCCCTGTCCAAGCTCCCCGCCCAGCTGACTCGTGCCGGGGTGCGCGCGGCACGCATCGCGGACACCCTCCGGCGCAGCCCTGACATCCAGGACAAACCCGGTGCCGTTCCCGCAGGCCCACCCCGGAAGCAGCTGAGCCTGGACGCGGTCGAATTTGCCTACACCCATGACCGCCCCGTCCTGTGGAATGTGGACGTGACGGTCCCGGTGGGCAGTTCCGTGGCCGTCGTCGGACCCACCGGGGCAGGGAAATCAACAATCGCCGCCCTTATGTGCCGGTTGCAGGACCCCACCAGAGGCCGGGTCCTTCTGGACGGCACAGACTTACGTGACCTGACTGGCAAGAGCCTGCACGCACAGGTGGGGCTGGTTACCCAAGACGCCGTGCTGTTCCGGGCATCCGTCCGGGAGAACATTGCATACGGCCGGCCGGACGCGTCACTCCAAGAGGTCCAGGACGCAGCCCGCGCGGCCCAGGCCCACAACTTCGTACAGGCGCTGCCCCGCGGCTACGACACCGTGCTGGCCGAACGCGGGGCAACACTGTCCGGAGGCCAGAAACAGCGTTTGGCGCTGGCGCGCGGTTTGCTGCAGGGCTGCCCTATCCTCGTGCTCGACGAACCGACGACGGGTCTGGACGCCCAATCCGAGCACGCGCTGCTGGAGGCCCTCCGGCAGGTGGCCTCCGGGCGGACCACAGTGATCATCACGCATCGCATGGCTGCGGCCATGGCAGCGGACGAGATCATCGTCCTGGATGCGGGCCGGGTAGTGGAACGCGGTACCCACCACCGGCTCATCGCCGGCGGCGGCCTCTACAGCGAGATGTGCCGTCTACAAGGCATCACCGGCTTACGCCCCACGTGGAACGGCACCAGCCAGGGCAATGGGCGCCACCCCTCGCCGCAGCCCATAGTCGAACCTGACCAGCCCGCCATCTACCGGAGAGGAAGCCGACCGTGA
- a CDS encoding phosphotransferase family protein, producing MNRTQVPSQHRHIKEQQVNRAERVCAPEFLNRYVRPHLGPAVPGASDGGTWTTKVIQLDGSGAATVEINLDDGPPVFAKLFPFEDGPAVHAKLQALRNAGLGAGSPFQAVEPLAWCGEEKVLLCQGAPGKALSEVLDDGAELIEGCARAGSWLAHLHKVDLRIGAPHSLLVTGELASLAKRLVRVATDRPGYAEVALGMLERLDDLTHDTLDGVQAQSHGQYRPIHVFLTEDTVTVIDLDRSAPADPARDVAEFLHRLRQGVHSATGDISRADQPCNAFLGAYREAAGVERLRNLRFHWCRYIFHSLNRDVKNGDADWRNGANDVFRRYREEFYRVAEGRAGA from the coding sequence ATGAACCGCACCCAAGTCCCATCCCAACACCGCCATATCAAGGAGCAGCAGGTCAATCGTGCCGAACGGGTCTGTGCACCGGAGTTCCTCAACCGCTATGTCCGCCCACACTTGGGTCCGGCGGTTCCGGGCGCCTCGGACGGAGGGACGTGGACAACAAAGGTGATTCAGCTGGACGGATCGGGAGCCGCCACTGTGGAGATTAATCTCGACGACGGCCCCCCTGTTTTCGCCAAGCTGTTCCCCTTCGAGGATGGCCCTGCCGTGCACGCAAAATTGCAGGCCCTGCGCAATGCCGGGCTGGGCGCCGGCTCCCCGTTCCAGGCTGTTGAGCCGCTGGCGTGGTGCGGGGAAGAGAAGGTCCTGCTGTGCCAGGGAGCCCCGGGCAAGGCACTGTCAGAAGTACTCGACGACGGCGCTGAGCTCATCGAGGGCTGCGCCCGAGCGGGATCGTGGCTGGCCCACCTGCATAAGGTGGATCTCCGGATCGGGGCTCCACACTCCCTGCTGGTGACAGGGGAACTGGCCAGCCTGGCTAAACGCCTTGTCAGAGTGGCGACAGACCGTCCTGGCTACGCTGAGGTGGCATTGGGCATGCTCGAACGGTTGGACGACCTCACCCATGACACCCTGGACGGCGTCCAGGCCCAAAGCCACGGGCAGTACCGGCCGATCCACGTCTTTCTGACCGAGGACACCGTTACGGTGATTGACCTCGACCGCAGCGCCCCGGCAGACCCCGCCCGCGATGTGGCCGAGTTCCTCCACCGGCTGCGCCAAGGCGTTCACTCAGCCACCGGTGACATTTCCCGGGCCGACCAGCCGTGCAACGCTTTCCTCGGCGCGTATCGGGAGGCAGCTGGCGTCGAGCGGCTGCGAAACCTGCGGTTCCACTGGTGCCGGTATATATTCCACAGCCTCAATCGCGACGTGAAAAACGGGGACGCCGACTGGCGCAACGGTGCAAACGATGTCTTCCGGCGCTACCGGGAGGAATTCTACCGGGTGGCGGAAGGGCGGGCAGGAGCATGA
- a CDS encoding phosphotransferase enzyme family protein, translating into MTSTMGVLLDRAGVELPLSELVSLWPLGGWKSVAPVAGGKNEHLRVEAADGVHYLRRSYRSKPHEELALQLRLMRLLRERGFPAPEVAPASSGKDHAELAGRLWIATRGVEGTPFIDASPAHVRAMGRTLARYHQTVADLPAAVTEPAVLAELRTRADDEGVEPALRTRTALLVAQLIAILPHLPRVVVHGGARRGSLVFNGSEIVGVLDFDSAHADVRVLDLAVAVHDVGKVYTRPGEADNKVALDLNRVTELLAAYSRDLWPTEAEIEALPLLLEAKRLKRGLGRISRSRHGEKLSDNDYTKIRLEDQRIAWLDEHRSALAAAVRKALAGQG; encoded by the coding sequence ATGACGTCAACTATGGGCGTCCTGCTGGACCGTGCAGGGGTGGAGCTCCCGCTGTCAGAGCTCGTGAGTCTGTGGCCGCTGGGCGGCTGGAAATCAGTTGCCCCCGTGGCAGGCGGCAAGAACGAGCACCTGCGCGTTGAAGCCGCGGATGGTGTCCACTACCTGCGCCGCTCGTACCGATCCAAACCGCATGAGGAACTCGCCCTCCAACTCCGCCTGATGCGGCTGCTTCGGGAGCGGGGATTTCCCGCACCGGAGGTGGCCCCGGCCAGCTCGGGCAAGGACCACGCCGAGCTTGCCGGCCGGTTATGGATCGCCACGCGGGGAGTCGAAGGGACACCGTTCATCGATGCATCGCCGGCGCACGTGCGGGCTATGGGACGAACGCTTGCACGGTACCACCAGACCGTGGCCGACCTTCCAGCCGCAGTAACCGAACCCGCCGTGCTGGCTGAACTGCGTACACGGGCAGATGACGAAGGGGTAGAGCCGGCCCTGAGAACCCGGACCGCGCTCCTGGTCGCACAATTAATCGCCATCCTGCCACACCTGCCCCGGGTGGTGGTGCACGGCGGTGCCCGACGAGGCAGCCTGGTATTCAACGGCAGCGAGATAGTGGGCGTCCTGGACTTCGACAGTGCCCACGCGGACGTGCGCGTCCTGGACCTTGCCGTCGCCGTCCACGACGTCGGCAAGGTCTACACCCGTCCAGGCGAAGCCGACAATAAGGTCGCCCTCGACCTCAACCGGGTCACTGAACTGCTGGCCGCTTACAGCCGGGACTTGTGGCCTACCGAGGCAGAGATCGAGGCGCTTCCGCTGCTGCTGGAGGCCAAACGGTTGAAGCGCGGCCTGGGGCGGATCAGCCGTTCACGGCACGGCGAAAAGCTCTCCGACAACGACTACACGAAGATCCGGTTGGAAGATCAGCGGATCGCTTGGCTGGACGAGCACCGCAGCGCCTTGGCGGCCGCTGTCAGGAAAGCCCTGGCGGGCCAGGGTTAG
- a CDS encoding ATP-binding protein, with protein sequence MQNLVANAVNYRSPDRDVKVRISATSNYHGAMVLVADNGKGIASGDRQRVLEPLIRLHREGDGQGSGLGLTTCRRIAEAHGES encoded by the coding sequence TTGCAGAACCTGGTTGCCAATGCCGTGAACTACCGGAGCCCGGACCGGGACGTTAAGGTGCGGATCAGCGCGACTTCCAACTATCACGGAGCCATGGTCCTGGTGGCGGACAACGGCAAGGGGATAGCTTCCGGGGACCGGCAGCGCGTGCTGGAACCCCTGATCCGGCTGCACCGGGAGGGCGACGGACAAGGTTCGGGCCTGGGCCTGACCACCTGCCGGCGGATTGCTGAAGCGCATGGGGAGAGCTGA
- a CDS encoding GAF domain-containing protein translates to MASPTGQGLLVTGAEQSIEPLQNLVELAAKLCGVPNGVINVVTSDEQRQVAAVGFEAAVCSRQDSMCAKVFLTSETTVVTDASLDPRFAPSGLMRSWTARI, encoded by the coding sequence TTGGCATCCCCAACTGGTCAGGGCCTGCTTGTCACCGGCGCCGAGCAGTCAATCGAACCCCTTCAAAACCTCGTTGAGCTGGCCGCCAAACTCTGCGGCGTGCCTAACGGGGTGATCAACGTTGTCACGTCCGACGAGCAGCGCCAGGTGGCCGCCGTCGGTTTTGAAGCCGCGGTCTGTTCCCGGCAGGACTCCATGTGCGCCAAAGTCTTCCTCACCAGTGAAACGACTGTTGTTACTGATGCCTCCCTGGATCCCCGCTTCGCTCCTTCGGGCCTGATGCGGTCGTGGACAGCGAGGATTTGA
- a CDS encoding GNAT family N-acetyltransferase: protein MAQLIAPNISFHRSWLEAAAEFGGARQDGAGADGWSLDELKDAQVFGRFVDALVKDALPETVRKPGFVPCTYLWIVDGGTFLGSLAIRHELTGYLLNEGGHIGYSVRPSARRRGHAAQALADALPVARTLGIERVLLTCDEDNAGSRATIEKNGGRYEDTRNGKRRYWINNP from the coding sequence ATGGCCCAGCTCATTGCCCCAAACATCAGCTTCCACCGGTCCTGGCTTGAAGCAGCCGCGGAGTTTGGCGGCGCCCGGCAGGACGGTGCGGGCGCCGACGGCTGGTCCCTGGACGAACTCAAGGACGCCCAGGTGTTTGGCCGCTTCGTCGATGCCCTCGTCAAGGACGCCCTGCCCGAAACCGTGCGCAAGCCCGGCTTTGTGCCCTGCACCTACCTTTGGATTGTCGACGGCGGCACTTTCCTCGGCTCGCTGGCCATCAGGCACGAGTTGACGGGCTACCTCCTCAACGAAGGCGGGCACATCGGCTACAGCGTCAGGCCCAGTGCCAGGCGGCGGGGCCATGCAGCGCAAGCCCTTGCTGACGCGCTTCCCGTGGCGCGGACACTGGGGATCGAACGGGTTCTCCTGACCTGCGACGAGGACAACGCCGGATCGCGGGCAACCATCGAGAAAAACGGTGGCCGGTATGAGGACACGCGCAACGGCAAGCGCCGCTACTGGATCAATAACCCCTAG
- a CDS encoding antibiotic biosynthesis monooxygenase family protein, translating to MITEHALLSVVPGREEQFEAAFRQARPIIASMPGFVSLSLSRSIESPGTYLLLVEWEKLEDHTVGFRGSPKYQQWRALLHRFYDPFPVVEHFEHVNLAGR from the coding sequence GTGATTACCGAACATGCGCTGCTTTCCGTCGTCCCTGGCCGCGAGGAGCAATTCGAGGCCGCGTTCCGCCAGGCCCGTCCCATCATTGCTTCGATGCCGGGCTTCGTTTCGTTGTCCCTGTCCCGATCGATCGAATCCCCTGGCACCTATTTGCTGCTGGTCGAGTGGGAGAAGCTGGAGGACCATACGGTGGGTTTTCGCGGGTCCCCGAAATACCAGCAGTGGCGGGCCCTGTTGCACCGGTTCTATGACCCGTTCCCGGTTGTTGAGCACTTCGAACACGTAAACTTGGCAGGTCGCTGA